Genomic DNA from Thermodesulfovibrionales bacterium:
ACAACATCAAAGATCGTCATACCCACCTCCTCATGAACTGCCCCCTGGCATCATCCTTTTGACTATATCGTATACCGATTCGAGGGCCTTGTCCAACTTTTCCATATCGTTCGTTCCGCCCTGTGCCATTTCGGCCTTGCCGCCGCCCCTTCCCCCTGCCAGGGCAGAGACCTGTTTCAGTATTTCGCCGGCATGAAAACGGTCCGTCAGGTCTTTGGTGACCATAGTGAGGATCGATGCCTGCCCGTTTTTTGACGATGCCACGCAGATGACACCCGAACCCATCCTGTCCCGAATATTATCCGCAAGAACCCGCAGGTCCTTCTGCTCGAGGCCGTCGACCCTCTGGGAAAGGACCGGTATTCCGTCAACCTTTCTCATCTGTTCGAGAATTGAAGAGGAGTCCCTCGCGGCAGTCTTCGATTTGATGGATTCCAACTCTCTTTCGCTTGCCTTTACGTCGTTGAGGAGTTTTTCTATTCTCGCGTACGCCCGGTCGGTCCTCAACAATTCATGGATCATCTTCAGTTCATTAGCCTTCTCTTTCAGGTAATGGAACGCCTCCTTGCCGGTAAAGGCTTCTATCCTTCTGATTCCCGACGCG
This window encodes:
- a CDS encoding DHHA1 domain-containing protein; translation: HAHVIRITRGVLHVWDRARCTVYREQRRATMRNHTATHLLHEILRSVLGDHVKQAGSLVSPERLRFDFTHFSGLEDSEISEIETRLTGKVLENLPVVTKIMSIEEAMESGATALFGEKYGETVRVVSVPEFSSELCGGTHCNATGDIGSFVIVSEGSVASGIRRIEAFTGKEAFHYLKEKANELKMIHELLRTDRAYARIEKLLNDVKASERELESIKSKTAARDSSSILEQMRKVDGIPVLSQRVDGLEQKDLRVLADNIRDRMGSGVICVASSKNGQASILTMVTKDLTDRFHAGEILKQVSALAGGRGGGKAEMAQGGTNDMEKLDKALESVYDIVKRMMPGGSS